The Medicago truncatula cultivar Jemalong A17 chromosome 4, MtrunA17r5.0-ANR, whole genome shotgun sequence genome includes a region encoding these proteins:
- the LOC25493937 gene encoding uncharacterized protein encodes MSWSRVLKSAQAFAAHTFLLCFTLLLLLKLDHRISSSWWIIFAPLWMFHGVVARGRFSLPAPSAPRNRHWAPCHAVVAMPLLIAFELLLCIYLESLYVRGFAAVDLKIVFLPLLTFEIIILIDNFRMCKALMPGDEESMSDEAIWETLPHFWVAISMVFFVAATVFTLLKLSGSVASLGWWDLFINFAIAECFAFLVCTKWSNPVIHRSSREPSSSTTTIRYLDWNSGLLVSSEEDQRQAGMCSLQDIGGHFMKVPVIVFQVLLCMHLEGTPAFAAHLPLAVLFSPLFVLQGVGVLLSASKFAEKLVLLLRSGAGRGLYFRFSSRAHDCLGFLHHGSRLLGWWSIDEGSREEQARLYHEGASGYNTFSGYPPEIVKKMPKRDLAEEVWRLQAALGEQTEITKYSQQEYERLKNEKVLCRICFEGEISVVLLPCRHRVLCNFCSEKCKACPICRNYIAERLPVYDV; translated from the exons GATAATTTTTGCACCTCTTTGGATGTTCCACGGCGTTGTGGCTCGAGGAAGGTTTTCATTACCTGCGCCATCAGCTCCACGTAATAGACAT TGGGCGCCATGTCACGCAGTTGTTGCAATGCCATTACTTATTGCGTTTGAATTGCTCCTTTGTATATACCTTGAGAGCTTATATG TTCGTGGCTTTGCAGCAGTAGATCTGAAGATTGTGTTCCTTCCTTTACTAACATTTGAAATCATTATTCTCATTGACAATTTCAG AATGTGTAAAGCTCTAATGCCAGGGGATGAAGAAAGCATGAGTGACGAAGCAATATGGGAAACTCTTCCT CACTTTTGGGTTGCCATCTCTATGGTGTTCTTCGTTGCTGCTACAGTTTTCACACTCCTAAAACTGAGTG GTAGTGTAGCTTCTCTCGGTTGGTGGGACTTATTTATTAACTTCGC CATTGCCGAGTGCTTTGCATTTCTTGTATGTACGAAGTGGTCCAATCCTGTCATTCATAGAAGTTCCAGAGAACCGAGTTCTTCTACTACTACAATTAGATATCTTGACTGGAACAGTGGTTTACTGGTTTCTTCAGAAGAAGATCAACGTCAGGCGGGAATGTGTAGCCTCCAAGACATAGGGGGTCATTTCATGAAAGTACCGGTCATTGTTTTCCAGGTTCTTCTTTGCATGCATTTAGAG GGAACACCTGCTTTTGCTGCACATTTACCGCTTGCAGTTCTTTTCTCTCCCCTTTTCGTACTGCAAGGTGTTGGTGTGCTATTATCTGCATCTAAGTTTGCGGAGAAACTTGTGCTTCTTCTACGAAGCGGAGCTGGTAGAGGACTTTATTTTAGATTCTCTTCCAGAGCTCATGATTGCTTGGGATTCTTGCACCACGGTTCTAG ATTACTAGGCTGGTGGTCAATTGATGAAGGTAGTCGGGAAGAACAGGCACGATTGTACCATGAGGGAGCATCTGG GTATAATACATTCAGTGGTTACCCTCCTGAGATTGTTAAGAAAATGCCTAAAAGGGATCTTGCTGAGGAG GTATGGAGACTCCAGGCAGCTCTTGGCGAGCAGACAGAAATTACAAAATACAGCCAACAGGAATATGAAAgacttaaaaat GAGAAAGTGCTGTGCCGAATTTGTTTCGAGGGAGAGATTAGCGTTGTATTACTCCCATGTAGACATCGTGTCCTTTGCAA cttctgCTCGGAGAAGTGTAAAGCGTGCCCAATTTGCCGCAACTACATTGCAGAGCGCTTGCCTGTATATGATGTCTAA